From the genome of Nicotiana tabacum cultivar K326 chromosome 17, ASM71507v2, whole genome shotgun sequence:
GAGAAGAAGCGAGGTAAGATTACTATGCGCCAAAgagaaggatgaatttgaccgagggagacctgatatcttttgcaaaaatcaatgatTACTGGATCGACGGaacccaacgtgaaggggtaagtataaacacttaaaaccCCCTCCACATGAGTGGTGATGCTCTCTTCGGAAGAGAGAATTTGCAATATAATATcgggaccccagttgcagtctttcctcaCAGCCTCGAGATTGCCCTCTGTTATCGAGCACTTGTACATCGACACGTGCTCACATAGACCCAGAACCGACGAAGGATTTTCAACCTTATAATTGATCTTTAGAGTACACGGGCCAGGAACATACTCGTGGGGAGGCAGCTCTACCGGCGCCTTGTCGTCGAACGGCCGTGAagaggaagctttctccttctgaggtacggtttttgaagtttttgccattggcataagaaaaagaaaagtagaGAAAGATGAAAGGCTGATGGTGCCAAACGCTGGTGAAGGTGGATCTACTAGCGGCGAAATAGAGGCAGAAAGAGTAaagaaaatttggaagattgaagatgtaaaagtggtaaatgataaatggaggggttatttataggtttataCCATGGtggttcagtatcagcggtggccgaccaccgtctgacatgcattaaataccttgaaagactaaatcgacaGGACaactatcacgtacgtcatgatCAAACCCAGTGAAAACGTCAGCTTATAACCCGATCGAGCCGTTGAAAATCATATCGCTTCTCACTACATTCTTCCTGAgaaacaaggggactatctgtatacggtcgaaatagatttcggccctcatacgtttgatcgagttcgaatggtaagcgaCCGAAGTGAGACTTCGAGATGAGTTCTGAAGATAGTACAAATAAGTTTCGAGCTCCAAGACCGATCGAGGAGtcggctcggtatcattatcgagcccatgaccaaatcgaaccgCAAGGCAACGTGAAGGTAGTCGGAGACGCACAGACCGATTGACACTCACCCCGAATGTCGAACTCGAACCAAGGTCGAGGGCTCGACCCGATACCGAACTTGAGCCAATAACAAGttcgcagacaagagccgttgcaaccgcactagggaAGAGAATCTTagcgggaatcgaggaagagacaattcgtcatgggttctccactatatattttttattgtaaataaagtaagatccctctactataaaagggggaatcTCTGTAAGCACAAGGCAGGTGGACATTGTAAGAAAAGACTACTTCTCCTATTGAAGAATAAATCTCTTGAGCTTGTTTTACTCAGCATACCCACTCTCCTTATTCAGTAATTCATATCCCGTTTTTATAGCCAAGAATCTAAACATTTTCACTTCTAGTACGATTTATgtcaagctatatcacatatccttagaactactaataaattcaactatatatatatatatatatatatatatatatatatatatatatatatatatatatgcatcggAATGACTCACAAAGGACCTCTCCTTGAGAAGTGCTTAGAAAATATCAGCAATCCCTTTGGTGAAATATGAGGCAGAGGAAGCTCAACCATATCCACATTTCAATGACCTAATTTTTGCGTCCGGAGGACATAAGAAATACTCGGACAAGAGAAAAGACATTCTCCCATAAATTGTTTATAAGAGTTTAATTTATATGTATTGATAGTGCTCAATTATTTCCTTTTTGGCAACGGCATTTGAGATAGTTGTGTTGTGTCAGTTGAAGGAGACTACACATTCGTAACACAGCAATCACTCTTGGTTGGACAATATGTACACTATTTCAAGAAGAAAGTAAAAAAGGAGTTGTCAGGATATATTCATAAAGATCACTTTTggcaatttttattttatttaaaaaagcaGAATATGTACAACAATTCTTCTAAGGCTGGAGAGGAGCAGCTCAATCACAATGCGATTTCAGCTTTCAATGTCAATTCACTATCTAAATGCGATCCAACTATATATGTAATGATGAAACAGTACAATCCCTGGCCTGAACATATTTTTCTGATTCCTAGTAGTTAATTTTGCTACTTTCAAAATTCATTTATATCCTTAATTTTGACAATTTAACACTCTGAATTAATTCTTGTATACAGTGGCATATCACGATTTTGCACCAGCAATCATTTTATTGCCATAACTTGACTTTGTAAATGGATTTGAGTATGAGACTCTAgtagttttaagaatttactaCTACTTATTTCAAGTTGATTGAAATTTATATGTTAGCCAATTACCAAGAAAGTCGTTATTTTCAGACATAACTCAGGAGTTATGTGATAGATCATTCAATCACCCAAAGGTGCATCGTCCTACATATCCTGCAAGACTGTGGCTTGACAACTTTTTTCTAAAGAAATATAGAATGCACTTAATGTGTAAGGAGAACAACTTACACGGTTAACTCAAATTAGAGATGTGATTTTACATTGATTCTCTGAAATAAAGAACTTAAATGGCAGCTAAAAGAAAAGTACTCCTAGTAATAGTATTCAAACACTTGCAAACTTTGTACAAGTTTTTCTTTAAGCGTTTCTTCAATCTCTAAAGACGAGACAAAGCAAGAATCTGCTCATGACTCTGATCGTAAGCTCGAGGCTTTTCCCTGATGACTTGGCTTGACTTTTTGCTTGTTTGATTTACATTTTCCGTTATCACAAATGTCTTTGCCACTGCTCTCAAAATGTTTTTCTGCACTTTCCCTGTTCCAGTTTTGGGCAACTCTTCCACAAATTTAACCTTCTTTGGTACCATGAATCCAGGCAAGTTCTTCCGACAATGTGCTATGATCTCTGCTTCTTTAAAGTTGGAGTTTTCCCTCAATATAACAAAGGCACATGGAGTTTCACCCCATCTAGGATGTGTCATGGCCACAACAGATGCCTCAATTACGCTTGGATGTTTCAGTATTGCACTTTCTACTTCGACGCTGCTGATGTTCTCTCCACCTGAAATAATTACATCTTTGCATCTATCTTTGATTTCCAAGTACCCATCAGAGTGAATCACTCCCATATCTCCTGTGAAAAACCAACCATTCTTGAATACTTCTGAATTTGCTTTATCATTTTTTAAGTACCCTTTCATTATGCTGCTTCCCCTCAGGCATATTTCCCCTGTTGTTTTTCCATCACGAGGCACACTTTGCATAGTCTTGAAATTTTTCACATCAACATCGGCAAGTGTTAGTATGCCGAGGCCTTGTCTGGCCTTCAACTTGGCTTTTTCTTCCCATGGTAATTTATTCCACTTAGCTTGCCACTCGCACACAAGTGCTGGTCCTGTGGCCTCAGTGAGGCCATAGGCATGAACCACGTGGAACCCCAGCCTCTCTATTTTCTCGAGAAGTGGAGCTGGTGGGGGTGCACCCCCCACCAGTATTTGGATTGGGGTTGTTATTTGGCGCTGCTCATGTGGCTTGGCCTCGAGGATTATGTTGAGAACAATAGGTGCAGCACACATATGTGTAACTTTGTGCAACGTTATGTTGGAGTAGATTTCTTGGGCCGTAGTATTGCGGATGCAGACATTGGTCCCACCCCTTGCAGCAATTCCCCATGTGAAAGTCCACCCATTGCAGTGAAACATTGGGAGGGACCATAAGTATACGGACTCCGTTCCCATTTCCCATCCCAAAATTAAACTTAAAGTGCTCAAGAATGCACCTCTGTGGCTGTAAACAACTCCCTTTGGCTCTGAAGTTGTACCTGATGTATAACTCAAAGTGATCGGATCCCATTCATCATCAATATTTTCCAGCACAAATTCAGGGTTGCCTTGGTACACCAACTGCTCATATTCAAGTTCCCCTAGCCGGATTCCAGTAGGGGATTCGAGGTCATCAATTACAGCGATGAGAGGCATTGGCATTTCCAAGTCGGACATTAATATTTCAAGGGCCTTTTTAGCTTTGTCAACGTATTCATAGTCAACAAAAAAGACCTTAGCTTCTGAGTGCTTGAGAATGAGGGCAACGTTTCTAGGGTCTAGCCTTGTATTAATGGTGTTCAGAACAGCCCCTGCCATTGGCACAGCAAAATGCATCTCTAACATGGCCGGTACATTTGGTGCCAGGACGGAAACCTACATgatcataaaaaaaaataaaataaaatttaacatatGACCATATTCTCAATTGTTTTAATTTAGACGTGTCAATTGGAATAACGGAACCAAAATTCATGTATAACATGTCAACCACACAAAGAATTAAGCTAGCGTTTgaccatagattcccaaatttattttgaaaaatctgatttaggtGAAGTATGGTTTGAAGATGAATATGTGTTTGGACATCTGTTTTGGGTAAAGTTTGGTTTggaaaaatatgaaacatgacttatacccacaagttcaaaaaactatcacaaatacccaacaataccattatcaataacattcattatattatcgcaaaccatagtcctgaatatagataaatttgatacaaaattatcatttttgtaatgaactacatgatacactattagatgaccgagaagacgaagcaacatcgttacaaaatataatggtgggctcttttataaaatataaaagtttagtgctattttaaaaaaaataatagtgatattttggcccgCTGATTTTGGGATTTGACCAAAATGTatgcaaaatctatggccaaacatgtgtttgccaaataaaaaccaagtttattttggcaaaatctatgggcAAACGGTCCTAAGAATGTCAACCAGACATACTAATGACGTTAAAAGGCTGAATTGATGATACACTTACCACGTCATTCTTGACAATGTTTAAGGACCTGAGCGAAGAAGCGAGACGACAACAACGCTCGTACGTTTGCCGCCAAGTGAAGCGGACATTGGCATAAATAACAGAGGTGCGTGTGGCGTAAGAGTTAGAGGCTCTGGTTAAGAAGGTGAGAGGTGTAAGAGGCACATAATTAGCTCCATTTTTAGGTAACCTGTCCATGGGATCGAAAAGGCAAAGTTGAATTACTCTGTTTTCGGAAAAGGTTTGCTACTTTGTATATGGAGAGCTAAAGATAGGCTTTGTAGTTTGGGTAAGAGGTGCAGCAGTTAGTTTCTGTTTATATAGAGAGAAAATATGGGACAAGTGTAAGTTAGTCCCCTATCCATGTGGTCCCTTAAATGGTTGTTTAGATGGAAATAATTGGGAAGTTGCAGTGCATGTGTAATACTAATACCATATGTTTTAtaacatacacacacacaaaaaaaaatcctACTTTGAAGTTTGAACCTTGACTAATGACAAGTGATCACACGACTGTAACGACTCAATTACGGGGCCTAACCTCAAGCTACTGAACTTGTTCCCTTCATCCTTTATTTTTTAACAAacatagaaagaaagaaaaagaaagttgttACTAGAGGTACAAACCATTAATGCACCAggccaaaaaaacaaaaaacaaaaaaatgctTTTTATTATGCGCCAAACAAAAAATCTAATGTCCCCATATAAACATTTAAATTTCATATAGCATGGACCATGTGTGTGGCTTAACTACCAAAAGACAAAAAAGACTTTACTTTTTTAATAGATCTTTTTTAGTGCTACACTATTCGTAATTCAATTACACATTCCGCTAGAGAGatgatatttttttttagaatagTGTTTATCACTCTCCCATccgaagagagagaaaaaggaaatttcCAACAAGAAAAGATGGAATGTCTTCCACAAAAGTAATTGATTGCGACTTTATTTTATTGGAGGAAATAATCTCTTGTCACTATTTATGATTTTTACGATACAAAACCGAAAACAATGTAGGGTCCGTTTGgccatatttgttttttttttcaagaaattttcacatttttttgaATCAATGTTTGGtcatgaaaatttcaaatttcactcgaagttgaatttcgaaatttgaaaaattctaaaaagctatttttctaaattttcacttcaaatcaatcacaaaaattcaaacagctccaaattgtattcatgtctaaacacaactctaattttcaatttttttttttacatttttcgaaatttcacaattcttatgtccaaacgcccactcaGTTTCACTGGATTAGGAGCATATTTCTTATTACTATTGCAATGTTCGAACAGACAAATTCTCCATTAAATTTGTTAAAGAAGTTATAGATTACAAATGACTATTCTTTACACTATAATATTAATGTGTTTTAATTAGTTGTAGTATgtaatttatctatttttagaTCATTAATCTCACTTTTTGATAAttttacaataacaacaaacccagtttaTTCCTACAAGTGAAGTCTGGAAAAGGTAGTGTGTATGTAGACCTTAGGCCTACCTAGTGAAAATAGAGAGACTTTCTAATAGACCCTCGacttagaaagagtaagaaaaagcAGGCagagggggaagaagaagatttggggggggggggagtaagTAGTACTAAACACTAACAACCGGAACTTTTTGATAACTTGAAAGGGTAAAAATTATTTTACACCAAAATAGTGTATAGAAGTTAAACTTTTATCTAATTAAGATATCACTTTTGAAAGCCCATGAGTTTCAAATCGTGCATCATTAATTGTTGGAAATTTCTCTATTGTGAAAGAAGAATAAATGGCAGTTATTAGAGATATCAtttaaaatcatcataaaaatgtCATAATAGATAGATGAAAATAAGAGTCATGACCCCTTGAGAATTGAACAAGAATAACTAACTTCAATCCAAAGTCATGGTTAAGCTTGACAAAATTTTGGTATGATTTGTTTCCTAATGAAGAGAAACAACACTGAAACTTTAGGTCATTCTGATTCCAACATTTTTGTAAACTGCACAAAAAAGAAAGTGGTGAAAAGACAAAATGATTGCTGCTATGAATGTCTTCTACCAATTCTTTTCAATTATTCATTTTTATCTCTTGAAAATAACAAGTAATGGATAGTGAATTCGTCAGAAACTTTCCAAGCACTTTGGTCGAAGAGGGGCCAATGGCCAATCCGTTCTGTGTTTTCGTTTCGTAGTTTTTTTTCCCAAtaattttctttatcttttccgTGTATTTAGACAGAGATAATGACCACAGCCTCCCTCTTTTTCGCCCCTATCCACAATAGGATTCAAACATCaaacttttaaattattttctaattcAATTTGAGTATGTAGagttatttaaaaattatttgggatTACAGCTTTTGTAGTTGAGAATAATTGATAGAATTTGTCAGAAACTTTCCAAGCACTTTGGTGGAAGAAGTGCCAATGGCCAATCCGTTCTATGTATTCGTTTTAGAGATTTCTTTCCAATAGTTTTCCGTTGAAACAATAGGAAAAAGTAAAGCAAGTCTATTCGTCTTTTTCCTTGATTGTTCATTTTTTGCAATGTCAATTTAAATATTCAGAAATTATATAGAAAATATTACCAATTATAAATTTTTATAGTTGAAGAATTTCTTGACGAAAttgtagcaaaaaaaaaaaagaaaaagagagagaagttACTTAACCTTTAGATAGTAACagtatttttgttttgaaattattcttTATTTGTCTATAAGTAGGTCCATAACATCgattaaaacaaagaaaaaatatcattacattaaagaaataagaaaaatgtTGTAGAGGTAAAATAGACATTTTAGAAAGTCAACTTTGATACGAGGACAATAGTTTATGAGTTTAATTtttaaatcaaacttaagaaatataaataattttcaccCATTTAACTACAACTCTAACTAGAAAAACCAATAAGAATTCGGATATAATTTCAATATAATCCAGAAATTTAGTACTCCACATAAACAAGGACAGTTAGCTTTTAAAAagtttttaattagttttaaaaaagcTCTGTACTTCCTTACGTATATGCAAGAACTAATTGATTTTGACTTCCATGCTTCCACATCTAACAAactaatttttcctttttctattcTTACTTAACAAACTGCGGAAGGACAAATGTTGGTTAAGGGACTGGGTTTTAATGTTTGAATTTTTCTGAGCTTTCACGGTTTTGTCCTCTTAGAATTTAACCCTAAAGACTCACTTTTACAATGAATACCATTTGAGTTCACCCGCTAACAATCTATGGGTTATTACATTATGTCACCTATTATTACTGCTCAATGCTTTCACAGCCTTTTTTTCTGAAATCTTTATGATCCAGATGGATAAGCAGCTAATTTTTTACACAAAAATTATTGTCAAGTATTAGTAATTTTTATAGTTAAGAATACATACAATTTTTTGGGGAAAAAAGTCAAGCAAAGAAAAACAACAGTATTATCTTTTTAGAGACATGAAcacaaaattcaagaatatatatatatatatatatatatatatatatatatatatatatatataatacctCTATTTTACTACAATTCTGACGGAAAAGACCACTAAGAATATGAATATAAGTTGACCAAAGTATAATCTAGAAATTTAGTAGGAGTACTGTATATAAACAAGGAGAGTTAGGTATGCCTTTCATTATTGACTACCAAGTTTAGCTTTTAAAAAATACGTTAATAAGTTTTTTACTAGTGCTCAAAGAGGGTCTGTATGTACTTCCTCAGATATATGCAAGGTATTGCATGGCAACGCTTTGACTTCCATGCTTCCACATGCAACCAAACCCATTTTCTGCATTTTGCCTCTTTCTATTCTTACTTAACAAACTACTGAAGGAGAAATGTTGGTTGACTAGGTTTTAATCTTGGAAATTCTTTCTTAATTGCAGATTATATCACCAAATTTCTGAGATCTTTTCTGTTCCTGGGGTAGTATTCAGATCAAATAGTGGTGGATGCAGGAATTTTATTAAGACAATTAGAAAAATGCACTATTGCATTTACAGAACACACACATAAAAGGATTTTCACCTATACATTAAAATATAATCTTCATGCAAGTTTGATCAACACCCTTCCGTAAAGTAGACCACATTTAATGACGACATCAACAAACTCGTTATATGTAACATTGGTACATATACTAATAAGTACTGCCACTCTTTTTATCCGAATTCCAGGTTCTATATTATTTGCCTCCTCTACTCATTCACCATAATAAAAACCGCATACCAATATAATATCTTCCATTAGTACTCTATTATGAACTAGTGGTCTATTTAACTATGGTGTATTATGCACTAGAGTTTCTAGTGAATTTGTTATACTAATACCATATGCGTCAACACACACTCTCACACACACATAACTCCTAGTTTGAACAAAAAAGGACTGTAACATTGACTATTCAAGTGATCCATATATAGTGGTTTTCACCCATGACCTCAACAAGTGAACTATGGGGTATGGGCCATGACCTAAAAGCTAAAGCCAGATCACTAGTTTCTTTCGACcttaaatttaaaaaagaaagaaagctgTTACTAGGGGTACAAACAATTAATGAACACACCCTGCCAAGAAAAGGGTGGTTAGTCTACGCAGAACAAAATAATCTAATTTAAGGTGTGGTTAATAACTATAGACAATAAATCGAATTCCTAAAGCATATGGTCCAAATGTGACGAAACTACCAaagacaataaaagaaaaaaaaaatagagtagGAATAAGGAACGATTGAGATGGCTCTATACGAAGGCATTTGACTTTTTAATAGATTTTTTTCAGTGCGATACTGATTCAATGACAAATTTCCACTACATATGCTGGATGTTTTCTCCCGGAACAACATATTGCAGACTTTTCAGTTTTCTCATCCATTTTCTAGATTGAGAGTGTTTTTattatatagggtaaaatatgttattaATTGTTCGCATAAGGATGTGACACATGGAGCCGGAGACAAAAGATAGTTAAAACTGAAGACAATGATCCCGTATGTTACCGAAAagaatgatactcataaagatgaaataaatgcCTGCcatccggtagcatttaatgaagaatattctacaaTATTAAGTACATTGCCTGTTACAAGAAATATGGCATTCACTGcctgccgttacacattcttcaacggccctcataattgacatcaaagaggggcttgatcctaggaccttgttccctagatgcagctataaatagtgagctctattatcattgtaaaggacacgaattttctggcaaacatacgctacactctattcaaagcttaatataattttaccttcttttttGATATAATTGTTGTTTTGTGCGGAAGCCCTGCCCCGTAACTACTATTTCTGCTATTTCGTCtccatctcaaggctaagtattatatttttatctaattcatctattatttcaggatcaaattaatttacttgtctaaaaatcacatataaattcaattgtacagTTTTACGGGggaaacagtttggcgcccaccgtggggcctagatagTTGTGTGATTAAGTTGGTCCTTGCCTCTTTCACTAACGTGTTTGATtatttgttcttagcaaaaaaattatagaaaatggtAGACAATG
Proteins encoded in this window:
- the LOC107815113 gene encoding trans-cinnamate:CoA ligase, peroxisomal, which translates into the protein MDRLPKNGANYVPLTPLTFLTRASNSYATRTSVIYANVRFTWRQTYERCCRLASSLRSLNIVKNDVVSVLAPNVPAMLEMHFAVPMAGAVLNTINTRLDPRNVALILKHSEAKVFFVDYEYVDKAKKALEILMSDLEMPMPLIAVIDDLESPTGIRLGELEYEQLVYQGNPEFVLENIDDEWDPITLSYTSGTTSEPKGVVYSHRGAFLSTLSLILGWEMGTESVYLWSLPMFHCNGWTFTWGIAARGGTNVCIRNTTAQEIYSNITLHKVTHMCAAPIVLNIILEAKPHEQRQITTPIQILVGGAPPPAPLLEKIERLGFHVVHAYGLTEATGPALVCEWQAKWNKLPWEEKAKLKARQGLGILTLADVDVKNFKTMQSVPRDGKTTGEICLRGSSIMKGYLKNDKANSEVFKNGWFFTGDMGVIHSDGYLEIKDRCKDVIISGGENISSVEVESAILKHPSVIEASVVAMTHPRWGETPCAFVILRENSNFKEAEIIAHCRKNLPGFMVPKKVKFVEELPKTGTGKVQKNILRAVAKTFVITENVNQTSKKSSQVIREKPRAYDQSHEQILALSRL